In Candidatus Binatota bacterium, the sequence TTCAGCGACAGGGGCTGGCAGAGCGTGGCCTTTTCTGAACCCGCCGATGCTTACGTGGTCAACTCCTGCACTGTGACCGCGCGCGCCGACTCGGACGCCCGCCGTCTCTGTCGCAAGGCTCGCCGTAACTCGCCAAACGCGCGGGTAATCATGACCGGCTGCTACGCCCAGGTCAGCGCCCCCGATGTCGCGGCCCTCGAAGAAGTAGACTACGTGGTCGGCCTCGGAAGGCTTGACGACCTCCTTGACGCAGTCAACGGCGAGCTCGAGGAACGGATCGCCGTGTCGGACTTGAGAAAAACCACCGAGGTGTCGACCCTGGGCCTCGAAAGCTTCCCCGGGCGTGATCGCGCATTCGTTAAAGTGCAGGAAGGCTGCAACTTGTTCTGCACCTTCTGCGTGATTCCAGTTGCCCGCGGACGCAGCCGCAGTGTTTCGCCGCGGCTGATAATCGACGAAATTGAGCGTCTCGCGGCGCGGGGCTACCACGAGGTCGTTCTCACCGGTGTACATCTTGGCGGATGGGGCGCCGACCTTGAACCGGCCGAGAACTTTGCCTTCCTGCTCGAAGCGATTGCCGAGCGGAAGCTGCCCCTCAGGGTGAGGATCAGCTCGTTGGATCCCCCTGAGCTCAACGAGCGGCTGCTCGACGTGATCGCCGAACCCTGTTTCTGCCGCCACCTGCATGTGCCCCTGCAGGCCTGTGACAACGTGATTCTCGAGCGTATGCGACGGCGCTACACCCTGGAGCAGGCCGACAAGTGGCTCGAACGCCTGGCCACCCGCGTGCCCGGCATTACCATCGGTACCGACCTCATCACCGGCTTTCCCTCGGAGAGCAGGCAGCAGTTCGAAGCGGGGCTGGATTATCTCGAAAATTCGCCGGTGGACTACCTGCACGTGTTCCCGTACTCGCGCCGGGATTCTACTTCTGCTTCCAACAGATGGACGGAAATCGAAGCGTCGGAGGTTCACCGCCGCGCAACTGAAGCGCGAGAGCTCGACTCTCGGCTTCGCAACACCTGGCTTTCCAGTCACGTGTCGGCAGCCCCCCCGAAAAGGCTATCCATGCTGGTTGAGAGCGAACGTGACAAGACCACGGGCTTGCTGCGCGGGTATTCCGACGAGTACCTGCCGCTGCTTCTTGACGGCGAGGACTCGGCAAAAGGGCGTCTGATTCCCGTAAACATACACTCGAGACAGGACGAGCGACTCAGGGTGCTGGCAGCGTGACCACCGGCACCGAAAAAGACACGCTCGTCGGCCTGGAATCGCGCATCGGCCACCAGTTTAATGACCGGGAATTACTGGCTGAAGCCATCACCCACCCCTCTCGCGCGGGAGAGACTAAGGCCCGCAGTAACCAGAGATTGGAGTTTCTCGGTGATGCAGTACTCGACCTTCTGCTGGCGCAGGAGCTACTGCTTCAACACCCATCCTGGGACGAAGGCCGTCTCAGCAGGAGCAGGGCCTCGCTGGTCAGCGGCAGGGCCCTGGCTTCACTGGCCGCAGGACTCAGCCTGGGCGACTGGGTCAGGCTCGGACGCGGCGAACGTACGGCCGATGGAAGTATCGCTCCGAGCATACTCGCCGATGCTTACGAAGCCTTGATGGGCGCTGTCTTCCTCGATGGCGGATACGCTGCTGTGCGACAGGTCGTCGCCATTCACTTCGCGGACCGGCTGGACGAAGTCACCACCTCCGACCCCGATCCCAAAACTGCGCTACAGGAACTCACCCAGAAAAATTACGCCGAATTGCCCACTTACGAGACAACCAAAATCAGCGGGCCGGATCACGCCAGGGTTTACGAGGTGGAGGTATTTGTCCAGGCTCGTAGCATGGCCAACGGCAGCGGTCGCAGTCGCAGGGAGGCCGAGCAGGAAGCTGCCGAGCACGCACTCGAGCGACTCTCACGGGAATCATGATCGAAAACAAAACAGGCACAGACAGCGAAGAGACGCTCGATACCCACGCTGGAACGGTCACGCTCGCGGGCGCTCCTAATTCCGGCAAATCTACGCTCCTCAACAAGATCATTGGTCAACGGCTGAGTATCGCCACGCATAAGCCGCAGACCACCCGTAACCGCATTCTCGCGGTACACAACCACGGCAACAGCCAGATGATTTTTCTAGACACGCCCGGCATCCATGGCGAGCGCGGACTCATACATCGGCGTATGCTCGCGGCGGCACGATCGAGCATGGAAGAGGCCGACGTGCTGTGCTGGTTGGTCGCGGCTGACCGCGGACTGCGAAGAACTGATAAGCGAGAACTCTCCGCACTGAGTGAACACCCTCGGGTAATCGTGTTGCTCAACAAGATGGACCTGGTCCGGAGACAGGACCTGCTTCCCTACATGAAGCAGGTTGGCGAACTCGCTCCCAATGCCGAGGTTCTCCCCTTGTCGGCCCGCAAGGGGGAGAACGTAGAGACCCTCCTCGAACTGCTGGCCGGCTACCTTCCCCCGGGCCCCTGGCTATACGGCAAGGACGTTCTCACCGACATGTCCGAACGCTTTTTCGTAGCCGAACTGGTACGCGAGCAGCTGTTTCGGCAACTGGAACAGGAACTCCCTTACCGGGTAGCAGTATCGGTGGAGTCGTGGGAGCGACGCGGCCGTACACTCCACATATCCGTCTGTATCTTTACCGATTCCAAGTCTACCCGTCCCATGATAATCGGCCACGGCGGGGAGAGACTCAAGTCGATCGGCAGCGCGGCCCGCGAAAAAATAGAACGCCTCGTCGAATCCCGGGTACACCTGGAAATCTTCGTCAAGGTAAGGGCCAACTGGCCCAGTGATCCACACTTCCTCGCGGAACAGGGACTCTAAAAAAACTATGCAGAATCGACTCGCAAGAGTGGCCATCGTCGGGCGGCCCAACGTAGGCAAATCTACTCTCTTCAACCGTTTGCTCGGAAGGCGCCGATCGATCACCCTCGATACGCCCGGTGTCACCCGCGACCCGGTATCGGCCTCTGTGCAGTGGGGAGACCGGCGCCTCGAGCTGGTCGATACCGGCGGCCTGGGCGGTGAAGCGGTGATCGAGCTTGCCGAACCCGTGCACCAGCACACCCTGGAAAGCATTGAAGGCGCAGACCTCGCCGTAGTGGTGTTCGATGGCAGGGCCGGCTTGAACCCGCTCGACGCTGAAACAGTAGCCCTGCTGGGACGCGGCCGATTACCCGTGCTTTACGTGGCGAACAAGGTCGAAGGCCCGGCCCAGGAAGACGAGCTCGGAGAGTTCAGCCGCCTGGGAATCGACGAGCCACTGGCGGTGTCGGCAGAACACGGCGCGGGGATCGGCGCCCTCAAGGATGCCATACTCCGGGCTATCCCCGAACCGGAAGAAAACGAAGAGGAGTCTCCCAGGGGAGACTCGGTCTGCCGGGTGGCAGTCGTCGGACGGCCGAACGTAGGCAAATCCTCGCTGGTCAACCGGCTTGCCGGTTGCTCACTGTCGCTGGTGGACGACAAGCCCGGAACTACCCGCGACGTGGTCGACCTCGAACTCAGCCGCGGAGATAAGGACTACCTACTGCTCGATACGGCAGGCATGCGCAGGCCCTCGAAAGTTGATCGCGGCGTCGAAGAACTGAGCGTCGGGCGCAGCGTGGGTGCGGTCAGGCGTGCCCAGGTAGTGCTCATGCTCATCGACCCAATAGAAGGCGTTACCGACCAGGAAGCGAGAATCGCGAACCTGGCCTGGCGCGAGGGCAGGGCGCTGGTGATCGCCGTCAACAAGTGCGACCTGCTTGGCAGCGAGGGAGAAAAGCGACGGCTGGAAGAAACCTTCAGGCGCATTTACGGAAGTCTCTACGCCGCTAAATTCTGCTTCATGTCGGTTCTGACCGGGGAAGGGGTCGATGGCTGCTTCAAGAAAATAGACGCGGCCTATGTGGCTCATTCCCTGAGCGTGAGAACCTCGGAACTCAACTCGATAATCGCCAGGGCGGTCGAAGACAGGCAACCGCCGATAATCGGTCGCGGGCGGCTCAAAATATTATACACAACACAGACCGGGACACGCCCCCTGACGGTCACGCTCTTCGTTAATCGCAGCGGAGTGCCGGAAAACTACCGTCGCTACCTGGAACGCTACCTGCGCGAGCAGTTTGACCTCGAGGGAAGCCCGATTCGCTTGCGCTTCTCAAAAAGATCCTCGCACGGCGACGAACGGCCCGAATAACTCGCGCCTCGAGCCGCTAAACGCCCCGGCCACTGCGAGCGTGTTCAACGGCAAGCGAGGCGTAGCTGTCAACCGTTTCGCTCATCCAGCGTTTTTCTTCGTCGCTCACGTCGCGAACTACGCGCGCCGGCTGACCCATGACGAGTTTACCCGCCGGTACTTCCATGCCGGTGGTGACCAGGCTCATCGCGCCTACGAGCGCGCCTTCACCAATGACCGCGTGGTCGAGAACGATACAGCCGATTCCCAGCAGGGCGCGGTCACCGATGGTGCAGCCGTGGGCTACAACCCGGTGTCCGAGCGTCACCTCGTTGCCGATGGTGGTCGGAGCCTCGTCACGGCTCACGTGGATCATGCACTGATCCTGCACGTTCGTGCGCTCGCCTATCCTGATGTAGCTGACGTCGCCCCTGACAACCGATTGGTACCAGATAGAGGCACCGGCTCCCAGCGAGACATCGCCTATGACTGTAGCTTCGTCGGCCACCCAGGCGGTATCGGGAATACGGGGAAAACTGTCAAGATAGTGCTTGAGCACAGCGAGCGTGCGCAAAAGGCAGCGCGGTTTGATAAGTACGCGGTGGTCGCTTATAAGGCAACATGGAACGGTTGGATGCGCTCCCAGAAGCGCTCACTTTTGACGACGTACTACTCGTCCCCGCGTATTCCGCGATCTTACCGACAGACGCGAACATTTCTTCACGGCTTACGCGCAACCTCGTACTTTCGCTCCCGCTGGTGAGCGCGGCCATGGATACGGTCACTGAATCCCGCATGGCGGTGGCCATGGCCCAGCTCGGCGGGATCGGCTTCGTTAATCGCAACATGTCAATAGAGCAGCAAGCGGCCGAGGTCGCTCGCGTTAAAAAGAGCGAAAGCGGAAAAATAGTGGACCCCGTTGTAGTCGACCCGGCTACATCGCTTCGCGAAGCGCTGGAGATCATGCAGGCCAACGAGATATCGGGGTTACCGGTATGCAAGGATAGTCGCCTGGTGGGTATTCTGACCAATCGTGACGTCCGTTTTGAAAGAAACAAGGACCGGCCCGTCAGCGAAGTAATGACCAGCGAAAACCTGGTTACCGCTGGCCCCGACGTTACCAACCAGGAAGCCACCGACGTCCTGCAGAAAAACCGCATTGAGAAACTGCCCCTGGTGGACAAAGACGGTCGCCTGGTGGGATTGATCACAGTCAAGGACATCCAGAAACAACTGGATTATCCGGGTGCATCAAAGGACTGCCACGGGCGACTTCTCACCGGAGCGGCCGTTGGCGTAGGTGAAGACCGGCTCGACCGTACAGCCGCGCTGGCCGAAGCGGGCGTCGACGTAATCGCCGTCGATACCGCCCACGGGCACACGGCCAACGTGTTAGATACGGTCAAGCTCGTTAAAAACGAGCACCCCGACCTCGAGGTCATTGCCGGCAACGTCGCCACTGCCGATGGCGCTCGAGCCCTTCTCGACTGCGGAGTAGACGGTGTCAAGGTTGGAATGGGCGTGGGCTCTATCTGCACTACGAGAGTGGTGTCCGGGGTAGGCATTCCGCAGCTCACAGCTATCCTCGAAGCACGCTCGGTCTGCGAAGAAGCCGCCGTACCCGTCATAGCCGACGGCGGGCTGAGGTACAGTGGCGACAT encodes:
- the mtaB gene encoding tRNA (N(6)-L-threonylcarbamoyladenosine(37)-C(2))-methylthiotransferase MtaB, giving the protein MRVAIATLGCKVNQYDGAVMSNRFSDRGWQSVAFSEPADAYVVNSCTVTARADSDARRLCRKARRNSPNARVIMTGCYAQVSAPDVAALEEVDYVVGLGRLDDLLDAVNGELEERIAVSDLRKTTEVSTLGLESFPGRDRAFVKVQEGCNLFCTFCVIPVARGRSRSVSPRLIIDEIERLAARGYHEVVLTGVHLGGWGADLEPAENFAFLLEAIAERKLPLRVRISSLDPPELNERLLDVIAEPCFCRHLHVPLQACDNVILERMRRRYTLEQADKWLERLATRVPGITIGTDLITGFPSESRQQFEAGLDYLENSPVDYLHVFPYSRRDSTSASNRWTEIEASEVHRRATEARELDSRLRNTWLSSHVSAAPPKRLSMLVESERDKTTGLLRGYSDEYLPLLLDGEDSAKGRLIPVNIHSRQDERLRVLAA
- the rnc gene encoding ribonuclease III, coding for MTTGTEKDTLVGLESRIGHQFNDRELLAEAITHPSRAGETKARSNQRLEFLGDAVLDLLLAQELLLQHPSWDEGRLSRSRASLVSGRALASLAAGLSLGDWVRLGRGERTADGSIAPSILADAYEALMGAVFLDGGYAAVRQVVAIHFADRLDEVTTSDPDPKTALQELTQKNYAELPTYETTKISGPDHARVYEVEVFVQARSMANGSGRSRREAEQEAAEHALERLSRES
- a CDS encoding GTPase Era; the encoded protein is MIENKTGTDSEETLDTHAGTVTLAGAPNSGKSTLLNKIIGQRLSIATHKPQTTRNRILAVHNHGNSQMIFLDTPGIHGERGLIHRRMLAAARSSMEEADVLCWLVAADRGLRRTDKRELSALSEHPRVIVLLNKMDLVRRQDLLPYMKQVGELAPNAEVLPLSARKGENVETLLELLAGYLPPGPWLYGKDVLTDMSERFFVAELVREQLFRQLEQELPYRVAVSVESWERRGRTLHISVCIFTDSKSTRPMIIGHGGERLKSIGSAAREKIERLVESRVHLEIFVKVRANWPSDPHFLAEQGL
- the der gene encoding ribosome biogenesis GTPase Der — translated: MQNRLARVAIVGRPNVGKSTLFNRLLGRRRSITLDTPGVTRDPVSASVQWGDRRLELVDTGGLGGEAVIELAEPVHQHTLESIEGADLAVVVFDGRAGLNPLDAETVALLGRGRLPVLYVANKVEGPAQEDELGEFSRLGIDEPLAVSAEHGAGIGALKDAILRAIPEPEENEEESPRGDSVCRVAVVGRPNVGKSSLVNRLAGCSLSLVDDKPGTTRDVVDLELSRGDKDYLLLDTAGMRRPSKVDRGVEELSVGRSVGAVRRAQVVLMLIDPIEGVTDQEARIANLAWREGRALVIAVNKCDLLGSEGEKRRLEETFRRIYGSLYAAKFCFMSVLTGEGVDGCFKKIDAAYVAHSLSVRTSELNSIIARAVEDRQPPIIGRGRLKILYTTQTGTRPLTVTLFVNRSGVPENYRRYLERYLREQFDLEGSPIRLRFSKRSSHGDERPE
- a CDS encoding gamma carbonic anhydrase family protein, encoding MLKHYLDSFPRIPDTAWVADEATVIGDVSLGAGASIWYQSVVRGDVSYIRIGERTNVQDQCMIHVSRDEAPTTIGNEVTLGHRVVAHGCTIGDRALLGIGCIVLDHAVIGEGALVGAMSLVTTGMEVPAGKLVMGQPARVVRDVSDEEKRWMSETVDSYASLAVEHARSGRGV
- the guaB gene encoding IMP dehydrogenase; the encoded protein is MERLDALPEALTFDDVLLVPAYSAILPTDANISSRLTRNLVLSLPLVSAAMDTVTESRMAVAMAQLGGIGFVNRNMSIEQQAAEVARVKKSESGKIVDPVVVDPATSLREALEIMQANEISGLPVCKDSRLVGILTNRDVRFERNKDRPVSEVMTSENLVTAGPDVTNQEATDVLQKNRIEKLPLVDKDGRLVGLITVKDIQKQLDYPGASKDCHGRLLTGAAVGVGEDRLDRTAALAEAGVDVIAVDTAHGHTANVLDTVKLVKNEHPDLEVIAGNVATADGARALLDCGVDGVKVGMGVGSICTTRVVSGVGIPQLTAILEARSVCEEAAVPVIADGGLRYSGDITKAMAAGADSVMIGSLLAGTEQSPGETVLYQGRSYKLYRGMGSLEVMREGASRDRYGLQEQDRLKLVPEGIEGRVPYKGDVMATIDQLSGGLRAGMGYLGAGDISELRANARFMRVSPAGLAESHVHDVTMTREPPNYRRE